The DNA window gagaaatcaCTCACCGATGAACAATGCAGATGATAGAGCAGTAACAATGGAAGATACAACAATCAAAAAACGATACAGTGAAGAGAAAATAAATCAGAAAACACGAAGAGTGAAATAGAACGAGAACGAGAGAGAAtagaagagaagagaaaagagggAAACAGGAAATAATGAGCAATAACTGCCCTAAGAGTATAAAagaaaacttttaaataaaacggcgtaaaaaaacaatgaaacagcgcaaatataattaaaaatgacacGTGGGAGTAAATACAGAAATAACAATAAAAGAGGaagtattttttatatcttttaataaGGGAGGTaatctatataaatattttcaaaattggaGTGTATTCCCTAATTTTCTCAAACCAAAAACATTGATTTGGGCCTACAATCTCAAAAGAAGACCCATCTCATACCCCTTATCCACATCCACATTTTAAAACGACGTCGCTTAAATACAACACAACCTATCCATATCCATACCAAGCACTGAAAATGCACACTCCTCATCTTCACCATGGCAACTCTCCTCTCCCTTCAATACCCATCTTCTCCATTcaaaccaaatttcaaaaacttCACTCTAAAGCCAACTCCTTTAACCCCATTTAAACTCAACCTCAACACCACCAAACCCAAATGCACACCCAAACTAACAGTCACAAACCAAGCAGCTTCTGTTATTACATCTGCCACATCAGCATCTTCTCAAAATGTGAGGTTCAGGCTTGACAATTTAGGACCACAGCCTGGTTCTAGGAAGAACAGGAAGAGAAAGGGACGAGGTATTGCTGCTGGACAAGGGAACAGTTGTGGGTTTGGTATGAGGGGTCAGAAATCTAGGTCTGGTCCTGGGATTAGACGAGGGTTTGAAGGTGGGCAAATGCCGCTTTATCGTCGGCTTCCGAAATTGAGAGGGATTGCTGGAGGTAAAGTTGTGatcttttttgtgttttttcagCTGGGTTTTTGTTACATTGGTGTTCTTGTAGTTGTTTGTTTGGGATTTTAGTTAGAATTTGTGTATTTGATGAAATGGTTATTTGATTGTGCATTGGTTTCTAATGGAAACTACAATGTGAAAGTTGAGTTTTTTGAAATGGAAAGTGAAGTGTAAATAgtaaattttgtttctttttatttcCATGTTGTTGGGAAGATTTTAGAGTAGATTGTTTTCGTGTGTTTGACTGAGATATTTCAATGGCTTCAAGTTCTTGTTTTCGAACACTTCTAACAAGATGAAAATGCAGGGTATAGCATCTAATTTTTGcttattatatttaaacttcGTATGACTCTTAGGAAATGTTGATGTCCTAACCTTGGTCTTTAATTTAGATAAGCGTTAGTTAACGCAAACTAGTCAATTATCACTTAATGAAATACTACTGCATCCATTTCTGCTAATTTTGCTTTAAGAGACTTGCCTAATGCATTTTACGGTAGATTCCCCATAAGATATAAAGCTAACTTCGATAAGGAAGAAAGGTTTTAGAAAAGCAGCAGatagttaaatatatataaattgatgTTTAAATGTTCCTTGCCTAGTGAAATTATTTAACTTCCTCTGTGGTACTATTTTTGAAGTGAATGGAGATGACCTGAATATTTAGTTGTTGTTGATTGTTGAGCTTCCAAAAGGGATTTTAGAGCTCGAAACTGAACGAGAACTGAATATCATCTTAACCACCAATATCTGAAATGTAATTCATTTTTTTGCTCTGTGTTGCTGATATTATTAAGCTGATGTTATTAGTGTAGTTATTATGTCATGCAAGCATACTAAATGATCTGTGAAATGAAATGATATGAATGTTCTGTGGAGCTAAAGTAGATCGTCACCTTATTGTGCTGGTCGGAACTTCTTTCTCTTCTTACTACCAATCACATTATTATACTATGTAAATTAACAATCTGGAGGTACAGCCGTACCATTTATGATGGTGGCACTACGGCTGTAATCGGtaagtaattttttagtttcACGAGATACTTATTGTGGACATATATAGCCATTTTCATAGTTTCATGAGATACTTGGCTGTGGATCTTTGTTATATGGTTGCCATAATTTAACTTGGATATATCTAGTTTTCCTAGTTGTTTAGTTATGTCTGATCTTCGAGAAGGGGTAGCTTAGAAGCATCTAATCAAATGTCTTTGAAAATTATCTACGACTCCCAAGATCATGGGGTTGATTGCATTTTGCTAAATTCATAGGTATTAAGTGGGTTGACCTTATAGTTAGCTTGTTTTGGTTATAAATGGCATTAGTATTATTTAGAACTTTCTGTCAAAGTTTTGTTACATCTATTTTTTGATATCACATTGATGCAAGGATTGCATTAGCATTTAAGAATGATATCGAGTTTCCAAATTCTCCGCTGTGGATATCATTCTGTGGTCAGTTAACTAAGGAGCTCTGACATACAGTGTTACGGATAATTATAGAAATTTCCTCTGTCAACTTCATATGATCTTAAAGTTGTGAAGAATCCACTGTGGAGCAAGCTTCTTTGCCTAATTTGCAATATCTGATGTAGTCAGCTCACATAGACATATATTTtacaacaaatcaacaatttaAATCCAGATTCTTGCATCCTGATTTCCATATTGTTTAGAAAAATTCTTTGAATTTAATGAAATGGATCCTCTGCATTTATACATCTCAAAGTAtttatactaatatttttagACTTGTACTTACATTTGTTTTTGCTCTTTGTTCTTATGAAGGTATGCGTGCGGGTTTACCTAAATTCGTCCCTGTGAACTTAAAAGACATAGAAACTGCAGGATTTGTAGAGGGCGAAGAGGTCTCACTGGAGAGTTTGAAAGAGAAGGGCTTGATAAACCCATCTGGAAGAGAAAGGAGACTACCCTTGAAGGTATACATCATGAGTGATAGTATTATATGCAAGTCAATAAATGAAAGTTTCAGGAGCTCAATGCTTAAACAGAATTACAACTTCTTTTGCCATTTGGAAAAGCAGTAATTACTCAGGAAAACGTAAAATGTGTTCACTCAAGaaaacgtaaaacgtttggaaaacGTACTATGTTTTCATTGGAATTGCATGCTCCTATTGTCTTCTTTATTTTGTTCTTTCCAATTTAATTCTGATCTTCCTGCCTTGTCTAATAGCCTTCAGAAACTAATAGTATGTGTGATTATGAAATGCATCACTTGAATTTAGAGCTCAACAATTTATACAGCATATGTGCTAGATATCAATATGTTTTGGATGAACTACAGATTTGAATAACAAATAATTTGCATCAACTTACTATCGAAAGTTTCCTCAATTGCTTGTTTTGAAGTAGAAGAAAGGGCTTACTGTTGGtgataaaatttatagtttacaTGTTTTTTAGTTCTTTAACAACAGAAGACTGAGCAAAGGAAACGCAGTAATTATTGTCTCTCTTCATTGCTTATTTAGTTTGAGGACTAATTTCATTATTATTCTTGATTACTTGCCATAGCTTTAAAAAGGTGCTATCTGGTAGAAGTGTGCGAAAACCAAAACAAATTgacaaattcggttcggtttgatattataaaagaaT is part of the Mercurialis annua linkage group LG3, ddMerAnnu1.2, whole genome shotgun sequence genome and encodes:
- the LOC126674599 gene encoding 50S ribosomal protein L15, chloroplastic, which gives rise to MATLLSLQYPSSPFKPNFKNFTLKPTPLTPFKLNLNTTKPKCTPKLTVTNQAASVITSATSASSQNVRFRLDNLGPQPGSRKNRKRKGRGIAAGQGNSCGFGMRGQKSRSGPGIRRGFEGGQMPLYRRLPKLRGIAGGMRAGLPKFVPVNLKDIETAGFVEGEEVSLESLKEKGLINPSGRERRLPLKILGDGELSVKVNIKARAFSAAAKEKLESLGCSLTVLPGRKKWVKPSVAKNIARADEYFAKKRAAAAAAAAASEPVSA